GCCGGCGAACTGCTTTAACCTCTCGGCATACGTCGTGTGTTGGTGTAGAGATTCCCAGGCTGCCCCCGGCACGCCGTCGATCCCGTACGGAATTTGCCGCTCGGCCATTTCGCCCGTCCGCTCGCTCACGCTGCATAACATGAAGATCACGACGAAGAGCGCGAGCAGTTGAACGCGAGGCGTCCATCGGTTGCGCAGTGCCATCGCTAATACCGCGGCAGGGATCGAGACGACGAACAGCACGATGGGAAAATGCACGACCGCGGCGTGTGCCCGGGCCGGCTTTGCGACGTCGGCCAGCACCGCGCGCGACAACTTGCGAACATTAGCGCCGGCGCGCTCAGGCCGCTCGTCGACTTGCGCCAGGATCGTGGCCGTCCCGTCCGGATCGAGACGTCGAACTCGCGGATACCAGTCGGCGCGATCGTCCGACGCGACATAGTCGTATTCGAGCACATAGAGCGTCTCGCCCACCACGGCTACCCCCTGGGGAGACCAACGATCGGTGGCGCGCAGGGCCACCGACACCGTGCCGTCGGGCGTAATGCGGAGGACCGCGCTACAGCTTGGCGCGGCAACGTAGACCGTTCCGTCTCCGGCGACATCCAGACCATAGAGGCTCGCTTCGGCGCGGAAATTTTTCAGCCCTTCGGGGCGCTCGCAATCAGGAACGACAACGTTCTCGGCGACGGTCGAAACGGTGCCGTCCGGCGCGATGCGGCGGACAGCCTGCTGCTCGGTGTAATAGAGCGAGCCATCGGGCCCGGCCGCGATGCCATAAATCCACTCGGGATTCACTTCCTCCCCTTGGTAGCCGATCTGGCGCGCCTGGGGCAGATCGGCCAGCGGCTTCGCCCCCTCGCCGGCGGCCATCCGCAGGATCCGCACGCGACCTTTGGCTGCGACCTGTGGATAGTAAAACGCGCCGTCGGCGCCAATGGTTACGGGATAATCTCGCGCCACGATAAGCGTCGGATCAATGCGAGCGACTTCAACATCGCCCGGCTCGAGACTCGCGAAATGTTTGTGCTCGAAGGATTGTTTGCGATCGATCGCCAGGAAGTGCCCGCCCGTACCGGCTTGGGCCGTCAGGCGGCCGGCAGGATCGATCTGCCAGATTCCATAGCCGGTATCCATGAACCAGATATACCCGCGCTGATCGACGACGATGCCCGAGCCCGGATGGGCGAGCGCCGGCGCAGCGGTCATCGTCAATAGCAGGGCGCCGACGAAGCGGGCCATGGCACATCCAGTGGAACGTATCATCGTCTCCCCTCGCGCTTGTTGCGGCGTCCCGTCCGGCGGAGAGCTCCACCGCACATTTCGCCGGGTTACGACTCATCCTACCGTCCATCTGTTTCCTGCAAGAAATGGTTTATTATTGCCGCTATAATGGTTTTTGTTGTTTTACCGGGATCTCTCAGAGGCGCGCACGGTGAGCTCGATTCCCTCGTTGTCGACCGACCAGGTGGCCGCGTTCGTCGAACTGGCGCGGCAGGGGAGTCTTCGTCGCGCGAGCGAAGTCTTGTTGATTACGGAACAAGGAGTGCGCAACCGGCTGATCGCTCTGGAAGCGCGACTGCGGGTTGAGCTCTACCGCAAAGGGCGCGGTCTGCGCCAAGCGACGCCGCTGACGGCGCAGGGCCGTCGGTTCCTGCCGCACGCGATCGCGTTTCTCGATCGGGCCGGGGAATTAACCGAACTGTTCAACCCGGCGGCGCCGCCGCGCGAGGTGCATGTCGCCGCCAGTCAGTACTTGATGCGTTACGTGCTGATTGACACCGCGCGGCGGTTTCATGCCCGGTTTCCGCAGATCCGCATTCGCTTGAGCGTGCATGCCGAGCAGGAAATCGAAAGTGTGCTGCTGCGCGATCCAGACGTAGCCCTGGGGGTCGCCGCGCCTTACGAGCCCCCCGCCGAATTGCACTACCTTCACGTTTTCTCGATGGACTGGAGCCTGATCACGCCCCCCCGCCATCCCCTGGCGCGGCGCAAGACGGTCAAGCTGAGCGACCTCGTCGCGGAACCCTTGATTGTGTTTGAGCGCGGTTCGACCGGGCGCCAACATGTCCTCGACGCCTTTCACGAACAAGGCTTGTCACCGCACGTGCGGATGGAAACGACGACGACCGAGATCGTCGTGCGGATGGTTGAGGCCGACCTCGGCGTTTCGATTGTTCCCTTACTCCCCGGCGGCGTGGTGACGCGCGGCTGCCGCGTGGCGACCCGTCCCATCGCCGATCCGATTCGCCCGATCCACTCCGGCGTCCTCACCCGCCGTGGCGAGACGCTGTCTCCGGCCGCTGGCGAATTTGTCGGCTTCATCCGTGGCCGTCAGCGGATGCGGTACCACTTGCCGGCCTCGCCGCCGGACAGCAT
The nucleotide sequence above comes from Pirellulales bacterium. Encoded proteins:
- a CDS encoding SUMF1/EgtB/PvdO family nonheme iron enzyme, translating into MIRSTGCAMARFVGALLLTMTAAPALAHPGSGIVVDQRGYIWFMDTGYGIWQIDPAGRLTAQAGTGGHFLAIDRKQSFEHKHFASLEPGDVEVARIDPTLIVARDYPVTIGADGAFYYPQVAAKGRVRILRMAAGEGAKPLADLPQARQIGYQGEEVNPEWIYGIAAGPDGSLYYTEQQAVRRIAPDGTVSTVAENVVVPDCERPEGLKNFRAEASLYGLDVAGDGTVYVAAPSCSAVLRITPDGTVSVALRATDRWSPQGVAVVGETLYVLEYDYVASDDRADWYPRVRRLDPDGTATILAQVDERPERAGANVRKLSRAVLADVAKPARAHAAVVHFPIVLFVVSIPAAVLAMALRNRWTPRVQLLALFVVIFMLCSVSERTGEMAERQIPYGIDGVPGAAWESLHQHTTYAERLKQFAGGGALGAIVALLPLRWRFAGGLRLGALLLALGAALGGSATAVVTAHYGGELVYGQGLGTQTLRSYVEEKYRTNRAATQLAGMQAPKSPAGSPQESSPESSAADFAGNEAGQQRNVAGMALCWCPPDRFDMGSPRSEPERRPFESQVSITLTRGFWMGTYEVTQGDWKRVMGQLPGEFTTELPEGDDLPVGNVSFAEAESYCAKLTEVARAAGELPAGWEFRLPTEAQWEYACRAGTTTATSFGKSIGSKQANIKGDKPYNGGEPGPTLGRAAKVGSYPANPWGLYDMHGNTCEWCRDWFHGRYPGGVDPDLHDAQATATKNDTGDYSRSRRGSCWADDAWASRSAFRQRFEPGRRYDHIGFRVALVRIPAM
- a CDS encoding LysR family transcriptional regulator, translated to MSSIPSLSTDQVAAFVELARQGSLRRASEVLLITEQGVRNRLIALEARLRVELYRKGRGLRQATPLTAQGRRFLPHAIAFLDRAGELTELFNPAAPPREVHVAASQYLMRYVLIDTARRFHARFPQIRIRLSVHAEQEIESVLLRDPDVALGVAAPYEPPAELHYLHVFSMDWSLITPPRHPLARRKTVKLSDLVAEPLIVFERGSTGRQHVLDAFHEQGLSPHVRMETTTTEIVVRMVEADLGVSIVPLLPGGVVTRGCRVATRPIADPIRPIHSGVLTRRGETLSPAAGEFVGFIRGRQRMRYHLPASPPDSMKKQR